The nucleotide window TAATTAGATATACATTAATGACCCTCTCGAAGGTCCGGTTGGCCGAAAGTGAGAAGCTGGTGTTCTTTGCCTCTAGCAACACTGCTGGTGATCGTTTCATAAAAGTTTTGGAATACTGGTCCAGGAGGTTGCTGACATTGCCGAACGCTATATTGCTACACATTATTGAGTCCACAACTGAGGTGGACATGCCTAGGGGGCCAAAAACGGCTGTTGTTACAGTCCGTAGAGAAGGCACCAGGTATCCCGACCTCCTTAAACAGGTAATTCTGAGGACATTCTCTCTGTCTGTATGGGTCATGGTGAATCTTTGGAGATTAGAGTCCGGAATTTCGACTTAAAAGATAAATATGTGTAAAAGAGGATGGAAGAGAAACCTTGCATGGAGCTAGGTAACGGACCGGAGTGTAAACCTCCGACTGCTGTCTATTTTCGTTCAAGACCTGGATATTGATACAACTCCAGAAGAGGAAGAACAGACCGTTTGGAGGGAGTTGGGCGAGAGGATTTTTATGCGAGTCTCCCCTTTGAGGCTAGCTTATAGCAACACACTCCGGGCTTCTGTCCATCTGTAGCACAGAGAGGCTACACAACTTGCGGATAAATCTCGAGTGAAGATTGTCTGGCACTCGAGTGAAGTATATTTAATGAGCGAGCAGAATAAATGCTGTCGCTGTTCGGGTATTGGCTGACTGTAATAGGGAAGACTGTCGTGGCCAAGATAGATCCTTGCTGTGTTTCAACTATAGAGGCGGCGGTCACAAGGGTGTGTGCTGCACGGAACCTCGAAGATGCCTTGACTGTGGTGACTTGGGACATCACACTGGTGGCAGGGAATGTAAACACACCAATCGTCAGTTTAAGAGTTCTACTGTCCAATGTTAATAGATGCTCGCTCTCCCATGAACTTGTAGGACAGTTGGCCAAGGAGAAACAAGCTGATATTCTCGTAACGACTGAACCGAACAGGTCAGTCATGGTCGGTTGCAACTGGACTACGGACAATAGGGCTGACGTTGCATTACGGGATGTTAGTAGACAATTAGGCTGGAAAATTTGGAGAAGGGTGGATGCTTCGTCTGTATCGATCTGGCAGAAGCTTATGTTTCGTGGAAGGTTATGTTTCTCCTAACTGCGACTTGCCCTATTATGGAGCGTTCCTGGCACGACTGCATACGACGATTACTGGGACTAGGAAGAAGCTCTTGCTTATAGGCGATTTCAACTGCAAGTCTGTGGAAGTGGGTAGCGCTTGTACTGCTTGCAACAGAAGAGGCGAGCTGTTAGCTGAATTAATGAGTACTTTAGATTTATTGCGTGAAGGACTGTACGCCAACCTTTACTCCCCGTGAACACACATCAGTCCTAGATCTCACTATCCTCTACGGGAGGTAGAATCGTGATTGTTGTTTCTGAGGTGTGCTGACAAATGATACCGCCAGTGACCATCTGGCTACCCTGGTCGATCTTGGGGATGCCTCCTTCAGTCCACGGATTCAAGGCCCTCCTACACGACTGACATCTCGAGAAGTTTGTACCATCGTTTAAGAAGTCTTAGATAACGTACGTCGTAATCTAAACCTTACACCTGAAATCCTGCAGGACACTATTAAACAGGTGATTGCTCGGTTAGGTGTCAGACACCGCCGTCATGGGCCAGCCTACTGATGGACCCCTGAAATCAGTAATTTGCGGACGGAATTCCAGTGACATCGGAGGACTATGCAAAGAATTAGGTGACGTAGTGGAGATGCCTATGATCTCGCATCCCAAAATTATTTGCATTGCAAGAGAGCCCTTCGGAACACCATCAAGAATGCGAAGAGGAGGAAATGGCTAGAACTCTGCACAGAATTAGACCATGATATTTCGGGACAGGCATATCGACTGGTCATGAAGTTTTTTCAAGACGTTTACCAATTTTGACGGAAGAACGTGCTAGAATAGAGCTGGAAAGGCTGTTCCCGTATGTTGAGTGGGAGTTGTTAAGCCCCACCGACTACGAGCAACAACGGTACATATTGCCTGAGTCAACTATGGCCTTGAGCCGACTGCACAACTCCAGCAGGCCTGGCTCTGATGAAATACCAGCTGCAATATTAAAGGGTCTCCGACTAAAGTCCCTGTGGGACATGGTTGACGTTGCCCAAGGGCTACTAGCAGGAAtttttccggcttgctggaaagAGGCCATACTGCTCTTCCTTCCAAAGCCGACCGCAGATCAACCCCTACCGGCCACTATGACTCTTAAATAGTATGGGTAAGGCCGTGGAACGCATGCGGGGCAAGTGGCTTGATGAAATTAACGCCGGCCTCCAGTCTACATAGGAATCAGTTTGGTTTTTGGAAGGGGAGGTCCTCTTGAAGGTCATATTTTTTCTCACATATATTCTTGTGATTCCGGTAAACTGGAACCGAATGTAAATTAAAcagtgaaacagaaaaaaaaaatttttttcgtagTGTTCAGGTTTAGGGATATAAGAAATAAATGGTTTCATACGAATTAAGAATATTAAGAATAAGGATGAAATACTGGATATATCGAATAGGAATATTTTTTGGGGCAAAGTTGGTGGGTTTATAAGCGAAGTACAGGGGGAGTGTCTTATGATtgttttgaaatgccatttgttTTAGGAtagcttattttatttgtttttgattacttttgttttagcTCGTATATAATTAGTGCTGTTTACTTCATAGATGCCctcaaaatagtaattttctcctgtggtaataaattttattacgattttgttaaaaaaccttTACATTGCttatttggaattaaattttatagtatattttaagtCTACAAAATGAaacgtatatttataatttttattaatttttattgtagtcaATACTTTACTTCATTAATCTCTATTTGTGACGATACACGCATAAATAAGACCTTTGAAAcacagaatgaatttttaaaacctcggttgaaatatttcttaaattatttactgtagttTACAAACCCTGTACAATTTAGGTATAATTTGTACTAAAGTGTACAAAAGTACATCTTTGTACACTAAGTGTGCTTTTTGCCATTTAGCAGTTCTTTGTGGCCGGATATATATCGTCCGTCAAAGACACGCATTGAAAGAAGAagcaattagtaataaataaattctaaaaataatcttaagtctattaatatttttaattttcgattcAACAATTTTTAGTTCAAAGTTTATTGAATTCTTTATTGTAGATGGGTTTACGAGCCGTGTTAACATTGACAATTGCAGCAGTCCTTATCCTAGGAGCTCTGTTAACAGTAGAAGCAAGATATTTGCCAACACGTAGTCAAGAAGACCGACTGGACCGTCTCAGAGAACTCCTGAGGGATGTaagtatcataaattaattttaaaatattgattttatttgtcaCAAATAAGTTTTGTTCAATAAACAGAACATagtatttgcaaaaattataacatatgaaATTAGATACTGGCAACTaattaatcaacaaaataaaaaaataaaaaattcctgagtgattttaatattattgggtTAAATATGTGAACAATTAAACCGTACATAAATGAGAATAGATCTACACgaatcattttaatattctaatactgATATAAACCCTAGTAATAGAGTTACtatgaaatcttttattaatattttttttttttttttagtttgaagttAGTTACTTGAATatgtaaattatgataattaaaaacaaaatatttatcgaaatctttaaaagtacaagacaattcttttatgaaaaaattacaccATTTATCAACGATTAATATtcgctttattttatttgtattcatacatataaaataaagttaagttgGACGTATGTAACAGGGCATCTGCATTTCAAGCAGAACTTTATGAATAGTCTTGGGATTTTCTGTAGGTTTTCAAGAAGTTtaggatagtttaaaaaaacaatgatcttgtaaatcataatttaaaaaaaaattatctaaacaaaatcagtaaagaaaaaatcatctttagtatccaaaactaatattttatattaaaatacttactgaattttcacaaaatatttaattttatcaaacattattatGTCTCCAATACTTAAACACCCTATCTCACTAGGATCAATACTAATTTTTCAAACAGCTCTAACGTgcagaaataattcaataataattaaatcatcacGATATCTTTACATCATATTCTTAACAACAGTAGGAggactaataattatattcatatatatatcaagaattcCATCAAACGAAAAATTCAAACCAAgagcaaaaatttttttaatctgaatattaactatattaatttccattatattaagaaatttagatccaacaacagaaataattactaaatttaatgaaataaaagaaataacaaccgaattaactgaagaaaaatcaacaagaaaattttttagaatatataaaataaatattacacttacaataatattaatcctaattattacaataatttctgtAAACAACAGTTATATTAGTTTTACCTAAGCAATAGTTATATTAGTATTCGTTtcaattattttagtttctattGAATGCGAATTAAAACTGGTTGGTATCATGTAAAACGTTGACTGCttcaaaattctaatatttaGATAAATCTTTTATGAACGTTTTAAAAAGATATGAGAAAACGTGTGGATCATTTAAAACacagaattactttttaaaattaaagttagggattttaacattattaaagtaaaaaaattataaagttattcaaACAAGTTATTCAGAAATTGCAGATtcaattgatttgtttttttagctaattaataatttttattaaggtacAGGTATTTAAATTGCAAGCACTCTTACGTGATGCAcactataagaaatttttttgaggttgtaaatacaataatatttgtattaattgcaAACCTTTAGTGTTTAACAACATTCAGTTCTCATAAGAtacatattaacaaaacaaacttgaaataatgtaaactaactttataatgatatttgtttttattttcacgtatagacg belongs to Lycorma delicatula isolate Av1 chromosome 1, ASM4794821v1, whole genome shotgun sequence and includes:
- the Proc gene encoding proctolin — encoded protein: MGLRAVLTLTIAAVLILGALLTVEARYLPTRSQEDRLDRLRELLRDLLESEGERPIDYDRRGFYKREMPMTSLDQLYRQN